The Candidatus Poribacteria bacterium genome contains a region encoding:
- a CDS encoding DUF4377 domain-containing protein encodes MSSPTIETISITLILFSFIIGCGSEPEFKNPCPGSWISRCGGNTEILIIGPYRTECPSFSASDCYLEFNSESQRWEFFYDGIRGFDFEPGFIWTLKVSLHEYSGDIQDVGLYEYRLIEVLSKEAASVDERPPRIP; translated from the coding sequence ATGTCGTCTCCAACGATAGAGACAATCTCAATCACACTCATCCTCTTCTCCTTCATCATTGGATGTGGAAGCGAACCGGAGTTCAAGAACCCGTGTCCTGGATCTTGGATTTCACGGTGCGGTGGCAACACTGAAATCCTCATCATAGGACCCTATAGAACAGAGTGTCCAAGTTTTTCTGCATCAGATTGCTATCTTGAATTCAACTCGGAAAGTCAGCGGTGGGAATTTTTCTATGACGGCATACGGGGATTCGACTTTGAACCGGGGTTCATCTGGACGCTGAAAGTCAGTCTTCATGAGTATAGCGGGGATATTCAAGATGTAGGACTGTACGAATATCGGCTCATAGAGGTATTGAGCAAGGAGGCGGCATCAGTAGATGAGAGACCACCGCGGATTCCGTAA